The following are encoded in a window of Camelus ferus isolate YT-003-E chromosome 28, BCGSAC_Cfer_1.0, whole genome shotgun sequence genomic DNA:
- the LYG2 gene encoding lysozyme g-like protein 2 isoform X1, with product MLSFALFGGLFALIGVISGDSSNSASEARHMKRILLKPDSTSRGSHTFTHSMNSRLHPPLYHGCYGDITTMEASGASCDIGKLINCGIPGSEMFADMDLRALKPYQTLIKEVGLRHCVDPALIAAIISRLSHGGTVLLDGWDHTGNKFGLMQLDKNIHQPAATWDSKEHLLQAVGILTDRIKAIQKKFPSWSEAQHLKGGLSAFKSGAEAVATLKDIDTDFVNDTMARAKFFKRHGF from the exons ATGCTCTCTTTTGCCCTGTTTGGGGGACTTTTTGCCCTCATTG GTGTTATCAGTGGGGATTCATCGAACAGTGCTTCGGAGGCAAGACATATGAAGAGAATACTGTTAAAACCAGACA GCACTTCCAGGGGCTCACATACTTTCACTCATTCAATGAACTCTCGCCTGCATCCCCCCCTGTACCACGGCTGCTATGGTGACATCACGACCATGGAGGCCTCTGGCGCCTCCTGTGATATTGGCAAGTTGATTAATTGCG GCATCCCTGGTTCTGAAATGTTTGCCGACATGGATTTGAGGGCCTTAAAGCCTTACCAGACTCTGATCAAAGAAGTCGGTCTGAGGCACTGCGTGGACCCTGCCCTCATTGCAGCCATCATCTCCAGATTAAGCCACGGCGGAACTGTCCTGCTAGACGGCTGGGACCACACAGGAAATAAGTTTGGCTTGATGCAG cttgataaaaatattcatcaaCCTGCTGCCACCTGGGATAGCAAAGAACACCTTCTGCAGGCTGTTGGGATTCTAACGGACAGAATTAAGGCAATCCAGAAAAAGTTCCCCTCGTGGAGTGAGGCTCAGCACCTCAAAG GTGGTCTCTCAGCCTTCAAGTCAGGAGCTGAAGCCGTTGCCACCCTCAAGGACATAGACACTGACTTCGTCAATGATACTATGGCCCGCGCTAAATTCTTTAAGAGACACGGCTTCTAG
- the LYG2 gene encoding lysozyme g-like protein 2 isoform X2: protein MLSFALFGGLFALIGTSRGSHTFTHSMNSRLHPPLYHGCYGDITTMEASGASCDIGKLINCGIPGSEMFADMDLRALKPYQTLIKEVGLRHCVDPALIAAIISRLSHGGTVLLDGWDHTGNKFGLMQLDKNIHQPAATWDSKEHLLQAVGILTDRIKAIQKKFPSWSEAQHLKGGLSAFKSGAEAVATLKDIDTDFVNDTMARAKFFKRHGF from the exons ATGCTCTCTTTTGCCCTGTTTGGGGGACTTTTTGCCCTCATTG GCACTTCCAGGGGCTCACATACTTTCACTCATTCAATGAACTCTCGCCTGCATCCCCCCCTGTACCACGGCTGCTATGGTGACATCACGACCATGGAGGCCTCTGGCGCCTCCTGTGATATTGGCAAGTTGATTAATTGCG GCATCCCTGGTTCTGAAATGTTTGCCGACATGGATTTGAGGGCCTTAAAGCCTTACCAGACTCTGATCAAAGAAGTCGGTCTGAGGCACTGCGTGGACCCTGCCCTCATTGCAGCCATCATCTCCAGATTAAGCCACGGCGGAACTGTCCTGCTAGACGGCTGGGACCACACAGGAAATAAGTTTGGCTTGATGCAG cttgataaaaatattcatcaaCCTGCTGCCACCTGGGATAGCAAAGAACACCTTCTGCAGGCTGTTGGGATTCTAACGGACAGAATTAAGGCAATCCAGAAAAAGTTCCCCTCGTGGAGTGAGGCTCAGCACCTCAAAG GTGGTCTCTCAGCCTTCAAGTCAGGAGCTGAAGCCGTTGCCACCCTCAAGGACATAGACACTGACTTCGTCAATGATACTATGGCCCGCGCTAAATTCTTTAAGAGACACGGCTTCTAG
- the MRPL30 gene encoding 39S ribosomal protein L30, mitochondrial, giving the protein MAGILRSIVQRPPDRLQTVTKGVESLVCTDWIRHKFTKSRIPDKVFQPSPEDHEKYGGDPQHPHKLHIVTRIKSTKRRPYWEKDTIKMLGLEKAHTPQVHKNIPSVNAKLKVVKHLIRIQPLKLPQGLPAEEDMSHTCLKSTGELVLRWLPDPAGQGAVKS; this is encoded by the exons acgGTGACAAAAGGTGTGGAGTCTCTTGTTTGTACAGATTGGATTCGTCACAAATTTACAAAGTCAAGAATTCCAGATAAA GTTTTTCAGCCTTCACCTGAAGATCATGAAAAGTATGGCGGGGATCCACAGCACCCTCATAAACTGCACATCGTTACCAGAATCAAAAGCACAAAAAGACGTCCGTATTGGGAGAAGGACACAATAAAGATGCTGGGACTAGAAAAG GCTCACACTCCTCAAGTTCACAAGAACATCCCGTCGGTGAATGCCAAACTGAAAGTGGTGAAGCATTTGATAAG AATCCAGCCCCTAAAGCTGCCGCAGGGACTTCCAGCAGAGGAGGACATGTCCCACACGTGCCTCAAGAGCACGGGGGAGCTGGTGTTGCGCTGGCTCCCGGACCCCGCGGGCCAGGGAGCCGTGAAGTCCTGA